Sequence from the Candidatus Methylomirabilota bacterium genome:
TGGCCACGCCCCTGCTCGGCGGCGCCGCCGTCTACTTCGCCTTTGCCGTGACGGTGCTGGCCAACTTCCACTTCTCGCTCCAGCTCAAGGGCGTGGCCCTGGGCGCCTCGATCGTCGTCGCGGTAGGTGTCCTCGACGACGTGGTCGAGCTGCCCGCCCGCGTCAAGCTCGCGGGCCAGGTGAGCGGCGTGGTGGTGGCGATGCTCTACGGCGTGACCCTCCACACCGTGCCGTCGTGGGTGCCAGGCTTCGTGGGGCTCAACGCCGCTCTGACGCTCCTGTGGTTTCTTACGGTGACGAACGCCATCCAGTTCCTCGACGGCATGGACGGGCTGGCCGCCGGGCTCGGCGCGATCGCCGGCGTCTTCTTCAGCATCACCGCGCTCCAGACCGACCAGCGCTACCTCATGTTCCTGTCGGCGGCGCTGGTGGGCGCCTGCCTGGGGTTCCTGCCCTACAACTTCCGTCCCGGCGGCGCCCGGATCTTCCTGGGCGACAGCGGCGCCTCCTTCATCGGCTTCACGCTGGCAGGGCTGGCGGTAATGGGCGAGTGGGCGGAAAATGACCCCGTCGTGGCACTCTTCACCCCCATGCTCATCCTCGGCGTCCCCCTGTTCGACATCGTCTTTGTGAGCATCGTGCGCGTGGTGACCCGCAAGGTGCACTCCCTGCCCCAGTGGCTCGCCTTTACGGGCAAGGACCACATCCACCACCGCTTCCAGGCGCTGGGGCTCACCAAGACGGAGAGCGTCTTCCTCATCTACTTCATCTCGGCGACCCTCGGGCTCTCGGCCTTGCTGCTGGAGGGCGCCCCCACCCGGGCGGCGGTGCTCCTGCTCGTCCAGGCGGCGTGCGTGCTGGCCATCATCGCGGTGCTCGAGGGCGCGGGGCGCGGGCGGCCGGCATGAGGGCCTGGTGGCGGCTGCTCGCCGCGCGGCTGCGGGCGGTGCTGCATCTCGACGACCCCCCGGCGCGGATTGCGCTGGCGCTGGCCGTGGGCGTCTTCATCAGCTGCTCGCCGTTCTGGGGGTTGCAGACGATCCTGTCGATCGTGGTGGCCAGTATCTTCCGGCTCAACCGCGCGGCCACGATCACGGGGACGTGGATCAACCTCCCCTGGTTCGCGCCGTTCGTGTACGGCGCGGCGCTGAAGATCGGCGGGCTCCTGGTGCCCGACCCTGACGGCACGCGCGACGCCTGGGTGACGTTCCTGATCGAGCACCCGGGCCGCCTGTCGTGGAGCGCCGCCACCGCGCTCTTCCAGGAGCTCTCCCTCGCGCTGCTGATCGGCACGACGGTCGTCGGCACCGCGGCCGGCCTCGCGACCTACTTCGTCGCCTTCAGCGTGATCTCCGCGCGCCGGGCCCGCCGCCCCGACGCCTCCGCCACCCGGCCGCGCCGCGCGGCCTGAGCGGCGCCCCGGGGTATCATGAAGGCGAAGGAGCCACTGCCATGACGGTACGCAAAGCTGTCTTCCCCGCCGCCGGGCTGGGGACCCGCTTTCTGCCGGCCACCAAGGCCCAGCCCAAGGAAATGCTGCCGCTGGTCGACAAGCCCACCATCCAGTACGTGGTGGAGGAGGCGGTGGCCTCCGGCCTCAGCGAGATCATCATCGTGACGGGGCGCAACAAGCGCGCCATCGAGGACCATTTCGACGCCGCCTTCGAGCTGGAGTACTACCTGAACGATCGCGGTAAGGTGGAGGAGCTGGCCCAGATCAAGACGATCTCGGAGCTGGCCTCGGTGTGCTACGTGCGCCAGAAGGAGCCGCTGGGCCTGGGCCACGCCATCCTGTGTGCCCGCAATCTGGTGGGCCAGGAGCCTTTCGCCGTCTTCCTGGGGGACGACATCATCGGCAACGCGTCCACCCCCTGCATGCGGCAGCTCTTGGACGTCTTCGACTACCACGGGGGATCCGTCATCGCGGTGGAGCGGGTGCCGCGCGAGCGCATCCACCAGTACGGAGTCGTGGCCGGGCGTCCCGTCAAGAGCCCCAACGGCACGCGGGTGTACGAGATCACCGAGATGGTCGAGAAGCCCCGGGCCGACGAGGCGCCGTCCGACCTGGCGATCATCGGGCGCTACGTCCTCACGCCCGACATCTTCGGCATCCTGGCCGACACGGCGCCCGACCGCCAGGGCGAGATCCAGCTCACCGACGGTCTCCGGCGGCTGCGCGAGCGGCGGCCGATGTACGCGGTCGAGTTCGAGGGCAAGCGCTACGACACGGGCGACAAGCTCGGCTTCCTGAAGGCCACCGTCGAGTTCGCGCTGGCCCGCCCCGACCTCGCCGACGAGTTCCGCGCCTACCTCAAGTCGCTGAAGCTTTAGGGCGGGGCCGGGGCGGGGTGGGGGACGCCCCCGTCGACCACGCTAACGACCACCGCCGTGAGCTTCCTAAACGCCCGAGCCTGGCACTCTACGCGCTATACGGGTCTCCGGGGGCGTGCCCCCACCCCGCCCCCGGCCCCGGACGTTGACTTGCCGGGGGGGTTCTGCCAGAATTTCCAGCACGTTGGCCCACGCATGACGACCCCGAAGCGCCCATTTCACACTGCTTCCGACGCCGAGATCAAGCGCGGCGAGGTGTCGGACGTCTATTTCATCCGGACCGTGGAGATCCTCCGGCACCGCCAGGACCGCAAGCGTGTCAAGGCGGAGGTCTATCTCAAGAGTCTGCCCGACGACTGGCGGTGGGGGATTCTCGCCGGCATTCAGGAAGCCGCCGTGCTGCTGGAAGGGTTGCCGGTGGACGTCCGGGCCATGGACGAGGGCACCGTGTTCGAGCCGTACCAGCCCGTGCTCGTCATCGAGGGCACGTACGTCGAGTGGGCGCAGTACGAGACGGCGCTCCTGGGGCTCCTGTGCCAGGCCGCGGGCATCGCCACCAAGGCCGCGCGCTGCAAGAAAGCCGCGGGTGAGCGCCAGGTGATCTCCTTCGGCGCGCGCCGGATGCACCCCGCGCTGGCCCCGATGATCGAGCGCAACGCGTTCATCGGCGGGTGCGACGGCGTGGCGGTCACGAAGTCGGCCGAGCTGATCGACGCCGACCCGATGGGAACGATCCCGCACTCCCTCGTCCTGATGGTCGGCGACACGGTCGAGGCGCTCCAGGCCTTCCACGAGGTGATCGACCCCAAGGTGCGCCGGGTGGCGCTCATCGACACGCTCCAGGACGAGAAGTTCGAGGCCATCCGCGTCGCCGAAGCCCTGGGCAAGGACCTCTACGCCGTCCGGCTCGACACCCCGTCGTCGCGCCGGGGCGACTTCTACCGGATCATCGAGGAGGTCCGCTGGGAGCTCGACCTGCGCGGCTTCGATCACGTGAAGATGATCGCCTCGGGGGGCATCGACGAGTACGAGATCCTCCGACTCAACCCGGTCGTCGACGCGTACGGCGTCGGCACCTCTATCGCCAACGCCCCCGTGCTGAACTTCGCCCTCGACATCATGGAGATCGAGGGGCACGCCATCGCCAAGCGCGGCAAGTGGTCGGGCGCCAAGGAGGTGTTCCGCTGCCGGGGCTGCCGCGCGACCGTCGTCGTCCCGGCCGCCAAGCGGCCCGCGCCCTGCGCGTGCGGGGAGCCTGTGTGGAGTGCGACGCCGCCGGGCGCCGGCGCTGCCGCCGGCACGCCCGCCCGAGGCGAGCCTGTGTGGGACGCCCTGCTCAAGCCGCTCTTGGCCGCAGGCCGCATCGTGCGCGACCTGCCGCCGCCCCGGACCATCCGCGAGTTCGTCCTCGACCAGCTCGCGGCGGTGCCGCTGGAGGTACCAGGACGTCGGGGGCTCCGCCAGGATTTCTAGGCGCATGACGATCCTCGACACGATCGTTCGGGACAAGCGCGACGAGCTTCAGCGGCGGCGCCGCGCCACGCCCCGGGCCGTCCTCGAGGCGCGCTGCCGCGATCTCCCACCGCCGCGCGATCTCGAGGAGGCGCTCCGGCCGGCGCCCGGCCGGGTCCGGCTCATCGCCGAGGTGAAGAAGGCCTCGCCCTCCCGTGGCGTCCTGGCCCCCGACCTGGACCCGGTCGGGCTGGCGAGCCTCTACGCGCGCCACGGCGCGCACGCCATCTCCGTGCTCACCGACGAGAAGTACTTCCAGGGGAGTCTCGACTTCCTGGGAGCGATCCGCGCCGCGGTCGAGGTGCCGCTGCTCCGCAAGGACTTCATCCTGGACGAGTACCAGCTCTGGGAGGCGCGGGCGGCCGGCGCGGACGCCGCGCTCCTCATCGTGGCCATCCTCGAGGCGCCACAGCTCCGCGACCTCCAGCAGGCGGCGAAGGAGCTGGGGCTGGCCGCGCTCGTCGAATGCCACGCCGCGGCCGAGATCGAGACAGCGCTGGCCGTCGGCGCCCGGATCCTCGGGATCAACAACCGCAACCTGCACACGTTCGAGACGCGAGTGGAGACGACGCTCGAGCTGCTTCCGCTGATCCCGCCCGGGCCGATCGTGGTGAGCGAGAGCGGCTTTTTCACCGCCGCGCAGGTGCGCGCCGTCGTCGCGAAGGGCGCCCACGCCGTCCTCGTCGGCGAGGGGCTCGTGCGAGCCGGCGACGTGGCCGCCAAGGTCCGGGAGCTGACGCTGGAACCGGGCGCGGCCGAGTGACCGCAATGGTGAGGGTCAAGATCTGCGGGATCACCAACCTCGAGGACGCCCTGCTGGCGGTCGAGGCCGGGGCCGACGCGCTCGGCTTCATCTTCGTCGAGGGGACCCCGCGCTTCCTCACGGCCGAGCAGGCGGCGCCGGTCATCCGCCGCCTGCCGCCCTTCGTCACGCCGGTGGGCGTGTTCTGGGACCATCCGGCCGGCCACGTGAAGGCGGTGGCCGAGGCCTGCGGGCTGCGGGCCTTGCAGTTCCACGGCGACGAGCCCCCGGAAGAGCTCGCTCAATTCGCACTGCCCGCGATCAAGACGATCAAGCTGGCCCTCAGCGCGGCGGCCGGAGGGCGCGTGCCGTCGGCGGCCGCTCTGACGGAGCGCTATCGGGGCTGCGCGGCCATCCTGCTCGACAGCGCCTGCCGCTGGAGCGAGGGCGAGCCGCGCCAGCCCATCGAGTGGGAGATCGCCCGCGACCTGGCCTCCGCTCGGTGGCGGATCGTTCTTTCGGCCGGCCTGACGCCGGACAACGTGGCGCGCGCCATCGCCGTCGCGCGCCCCTACGCGGTGGACGTCAACTCGGGGGTGGAAGCGGCGCCGGGCCGGAAGGATGCGGGCAAGGTCCGGCGGTTCATCGCGGAAGCCAAGCGCCTCTCATGACGCGCCTGCCCGACGCCGCGGGACACTTCGGGCGCTACGGCGGCCGCTTCGTGCCGGAGACGCTGATGGCGCCGCTCATCGAGCTGGAGCGGGCCTACCTCCGGGCCAAGCGGGATGGGCGCTTCCAGACCCGGCTCGCCGGCCTGTTGCGCGATTACGCCGGGCGGCCGACGCCCCTCTACTTCGCGGGCCATCTCTCCGAGCACGTGGGCGGCGCGCGCATCTACCTCAAGCGCGAGGACCTCTGCCACACGGGCGCCCACAAGATCAACAACGTGCTCGGGCAGGGGCTGCTGGCCGCCCGCATGAAGAAAGCGCGCCTCATTGCCGAGACGGGGGCGGGCCAGCACGGCGTGGCCACCGCCACCGCGGCGGCGCTGCTGGGGCTGGAGTGCGAGGTCTACATGGGCACGGCGGACGTCGAGCGACAAGCGCTGAACGTCTTTCGTATGCGACTGCTCGGCGCGCGCGTCGTCCCCGTCGACGCCGGGAGCCGGACGCTGAAGGACGCGATCAACGAGGCGCTGCGCGACTGGGTGACCAACCTCCGCACCACCTACTACCTGCTCGGCTCGGCGCTCGGGCCCCATCCGTATCCCGTGATGGTGCGCGACTTCCACGCCGTGATCGGCCGGGAGACGCGTCGCCAGGCCCTGGCCGCGCTGGGGCGCCTGCCCGACGTGCTGGTGGCCTGTGTCGGCGGCGGGTCGAACGCGATCGGGTTGTTCCATCCGTTCATCGGCGACCGGCGCGTGCGGATCGTGGGGGTGGAGGCGGGCGGCCACGGCCTGGCCAGCGGGAAGCACGGCGCCAGCCTCAGCGCCGGCAGCGTGGGCGTGCTCCACGGGTGCATGACCTATCTGCTCCAGAACGACGACGGCCAGATCGCCACCGCTCACTCGATCTCGGCGGGCCTCGACTATCCGGGCGTGGGGCCCGAGCACGCCTACTACAAGGACACCGGGCGGTTCGAGTTCGTCGCCGTCACCGACGAGGAGGCGCTTGCGGGCTTCCAGGCGCTGGCGCGTCTGGAGGGCATCATGCCGGCGCTGGAATCAGCGCACGCCGTCGCCTACGCCATGCAGCTGGCCAAGCGGTTGCCGAGATCGAAAGCGATCGTCGTCGGGCTCTCGGGCCGTGGCGACAAAGACGTGCAGGTGGTGGCCAAGGCCCTGGAAGGCGGGGCGCGATGACCCGCCTGGCCACGACGTTCCAGCGGCTGCGCGCGTCGGGCGAGCGGGCCCTGGTGACCTACTTCACCGCGGGGGACCCGTCGCTCGAGGCCACCGCCCGGCTGGCCGCCGAGGCCGAGCGTCGGGGCGCCGACGTCATCGAGCTGGGCGTGCCTTTCTCCGATCCCCTCGCCGACGGACCGGTCATCCAGCGGGCGGGCCAGCGGGCCCTGGCCGCCGGCGCCTCGCTGGCGCGCGTGCTGGAGACCGTCAAGACCCTGCGCGCGGAGGTGCGGGCGCCCATCGTGCTGCTGACCTACTACAACCCGGTGCTCGCCTTCGGGCTCCGTCCGTTCGCCGAGGCCGCAGCCAAAGCGGGCGTCGATGGCGTCATCGTCGCCGACCTGCCGCCCGAGGAGGCCGGGCCGCTCGGCGCCGAAGCCGAGCCGGTCGGGCTCGACGTGGTCCACTTGGCAGCGCCGACCTCTACCACCGACCGCCTCCGCCTGATCGCGCGGCGCAGCCGTGGTTTCATCTATCTGGTCTCGCTGACGGGTGTCACCGGCGAGCGCGCGGCGCTCTCCCGGGAGCTGGAGGCCCAGGTCCGCGCGCTGCGGCTCGTCACCGCCAAGCCCGTGTGCGTTGGCTTCGGGATCGGTCGACCCGAGCAGGTCGCCGCGGTCGGCCGGCTGGCCGATGGCGTGATCGTCGGCTCGGCGATCGTCCGCCTCGTGGAAGAACGCGCGGGCTCGCCGACGCTCATTTCGGACGTGGGCGATTTCATCGCCTCGCTCAAACAGCCTCTGCGTGGGCGGGGCCCGGGTGCTCCTGTGTCGACCACGCTATCCACTGGGCGCGTGGCGGCGTCGTCGGGCCATGATGGTGACGCGAGACTCCCTCGACCCCCAGAGGATACGGGTCTCCACAGGAGCACCCGGGCCCAGCCCCGCCCGGATGCTTCGAGCGCGGCGAAGCTCGGCGGCGCCCCAACGAGCGAGCGCCAGCCGCGAGTCTCCCGATCGCGGACGTCGCGATCGGCATCGGAGTAAGGCATGGCGTGGTTTAGACGCAAGAGCGAGGGTGAGGGGGAGGCCAAGGGCCGGAAGGTCGTCATCGCCGAGGGCCTGTGGATCAAGTGCGACTCCTGCAAGGAGATCGTCTACCGCGCCGAGGTCGAGCGCGCCGGGCGCGTCTGCCCGAAGTGCCGGTACGCCTTCCGCATCAGCGCGCGCGAGCGCATCGCCCAGCTCGTCGATCAGGGCTCGTTCGAAGAGCACGACCGGGGGGTCGCCTCCGCGGATCCGCTGGGCTTCAAGGACACCAAGCGCTACCGCGACCGCCTCCGCGCGGCGCGCGAGAAGACCGGCAACACGGAGGCGGTGGTCACGGGGCTGGCGCGCATCGGAGGGCTGCCGACCGTGTTCTGCGCCTTCGACTTCGCCTTCCTGGGGGGCAGCATGGGCTCGGCGGTGGGCGAGAAGCTCACCCGCGCCATCGAGCTGGCCATCGCCAAGCACGTCCCGGTCATCATCGTGTCGGCCTCGGGCGGCGCCCGCATGCAGGAGGGCATTCTCTCCCTGATGCAGATGGCGAAGACCTGCGCCGCGCTCGAGCGCCTGGCGGGCGAGCGCCTGCCCTACATCTCCCTGCTCACCGATCCCACCACCGGGGGCGTCACCGCGAGCTTCGCCATGCTCGGCGACGTGATCGTCGCCGAGCCGCGGGCCTTGATCGGCTTCGCCGGACCGCGCGTCATCGCCGAGACCATCCGCCAGCCGCTCCCGGAGGGCTTCCAGCGCTCCGAGTTCCTCCTCGAGCACGGCCAGCTCGATCTCATCGTCGAGCGCCGCGATCTCAAGGAGACGCTGCGTCGCCTGCTCGCCTTCTTCGCGGACCAGCCGCCGTCCGGATGACCTACGCCGAGGCGGTGGCCCGGCTGCTCGCCCTTCGCGGCGGCGAGCACGCGGGCATGCGCCAGGGCCTGGAGTGCATTGAAGGGCTGCTGGCCGCGCTGGGCCACCCCGAAGCGCATTACCCGCTCGTCCAGGTCGGAGGCACCAACGGCAAGGGCTCGATCGCGGCGATGCTGGCGACCATCCTCAAGGCCGCCGGCCGCCGGGTGGGCCTGTACACCTCCCCCCACCTCGTCTCCTTCCGCGAGCGCATCCGCGTCAACGGCGAGCCCATCGCCGCCGACGGCGTCGTCGACGGCGTGGAGGCGCTCGGCACACTCATCGCCCGCTTCGACGCCACGACGTTCGAGGCCACCACGGCGCTGGCCCTCGATCACTTCGCCCGCGAAGGCGTGGAGGTCGCCGTGCTCGAGGTCGGCCTCGGGGGACGGCTGGACGCGACGACCGTCGGCGCGCCGGCGGTGACGGTGCTGAGCCGGATCGACCTGGATCACGAGGCGTGGCTGGGCACGACGCTCGAGGCCATCGCCGCGGAGAAGGCTGCCATCATCCGCTCGGGTGTCGCCTTGGCGGCGGCCCAGGCGCCCGAGGCGACGGCGGTGATCGTCTCGCGCGCCGCCGCCGCCGGCGTCCCGCTGCTCCTGGAGGGGCGTGACCTCGAGGTGAGCGTGCAACAGCGGAGCCTGGCCGGCCAGCTCATCGCCTGCCGCGGGCCCGGCTGGGCGCTGGCTCGGCTGCATGTGCGGCTGCTCGGCACCTTCCAGCCCTCCAACGCGCTCCTGGCCGTCGCCGCCGCCCGCCAGCTCGGCGCCGGCGACGCCGCCATCCGCGAGGGGCTCGAGCGCGCGCGCTGGCCCGGCCGCTTTCAGCTCGTCCCCGGCCGTCCCCGGCTCGTGCTCGACGCCGCCCACAACCCGGCGGGCGCCCGCGCCCTGGCGGCGTCGCTCCGCGAGAACTTCGGCGGCGAGCCCCTCACGCTCGTCCTCGGCATCTCGCGCGACAAGGACGCCGCCGCCATGCTCCAGGAGCTCGCGCCCGTCGCCCAGCGGCTGATCCTCACGCGCGCCGCCAACCCGCGGGCCGCCGACCCGGAGGCGCTGCGCGCGGTCGTGCCGCCCGGCGTCCCGGCGGCCGAGATCGCGTCGTCGTCGGCCCAGGCCCTGGCGATGGCCACCGCGCCGTCGGCCACCTCCATCGTCTGTATCGCGGGTTCGCTCTTTCTGGTCGGCGAGGTGCTCGCGCAGCTGGCCGGAGCCGGCGATAGCCCCTGTCGCATCGAAAACGGGACTGATAGCATGTAGTCCCTTTTTCGTGAGGACTCTTGACTCCGCCCTCCTCTTGCTGAGCGGTCTGCTGGTGGCCGGGGCGTTCATCGACGCTGGGCCCGCCGCGGCGCAACGCCCGACCTCGGCGACGGTGCCCACGGCTGGGGGCGACGTCACCGTCCTGGCCGACCGGCTCGAAGAGGTGGGGCCGGACAATCTCCTGGTCGCCGTCGGCAACGTCGAGATCACGCGGGGCACCCAGCGCCTGACCGCGGATCGGGTGGAGATCAATCGCCTCACGGGCGACACGGTCGCGGAAGGCCGGGTGATCTTCTACGATGGCGATGACCACTTGAGGGGCGACCGCATCGAGTACAACTTCAAGACGGGCACCGGCGTCGTCCATCACGGCACCGCCCGGGTGGCGCCCTACTATCAGGTCGGCGGGGAGCGGATGGAGCGACTCGGCGAGGGCCAGTACCGGATCCGGCGGGGAGTCTTCACGACCTGCGAGGACGATCCTCCCACCTGGTCGTTCCGGTTCGGCTCGGCCCAGGCCGAGCTCGACGAGCTGGTCTACGGGACGAACGCCTCGTTCTGGGTGAAGCGCGTCCCCCTGATTCCCTTCTTTCCCTTCTTCGCCGCCGCCCTGCGCCGCGAGCGCCAGACCGGCTTCCTCTTTCCCCGCTTCGGCAGCTCGACACGGAAGGGCAACTTCATCGAGATCCCGTTCTTCTGGGCGATCTCCGACAGTCAGGACGCCACCATCACGCTCGATCTCTACGAAGCGCGGGGCCCCGGCGCGACCCTCGAGTATCGCTACATCCTGTCCGAGCTCCACCGGGGCGACGTCGGCGGCTTTTACCTGAAGGAGACCGAGCGCAAGCAGGTGGCGGGACAGGGGCACGACGACAACCGCGGCTGGTGGCACGTCAGGGACGATTGGAACCTCGGCCGCGGGCTCTCCTTCCGCGCGGACGTCAACGGCGTGACCGACGACCTGGTGTTCCGGGAGTACGCGGTGCGGCTTCAGGAAAGGAGCGCCCAGCGGGTCGACTCCAACGTGTTCCTCACGTGGAGCCGGCCCACGCTCAACGTGGTGGGCAGCCTGTCCTGGTACCAGGACCTGACCCAGCGCCGGCCGGTGGAGCTGCAGCGCCTGCCGGACATCCGGCTGGAGAGTGTCCGCCAGCCGCTGCCGGGGGTGCCCGGCCTCCTGGGCGAGGTGGAGTCGAGCGCCACGCACTTCGTCCGTGACGTCGGCGCCGATGGCAACCGGGTCGATCTCCACCCCCGCCTCACGCGGCCCATCCCCGTGGCCGGCCTCTTCACGGTGAGCCCGTTCGCCGGCGGGCGCCTCACGGCCTACGACCGGACCGTCACCGGGACGCGGCTCACCCGCGACGGGGGGCTGACCGTGCAGGAGACGAACGACGAGCCGCGGCTGCGGCAGATTCTGGAGCTGGGTGGCGACCTCGAGACGCGCGCGGCCCGAGTGTACGAGCTGGGCGACCTGGCGGGGATCAGCACGATCCTGCACACCATCGAGCCCCGCCTGAACTATACCTGGCTGGACGGTTCCGGCCTCCAGCGCTTCACGCAAGCGGGCGTCCTCCGCGCGAGCCGCATTCCCCAGTACGATCTGATCGACGCGATCCCCGAGCAGAGCCGCTTCACCTACTCGCTCACCAACCGCCTGCGGGCCCGGACGGTGGCGCCGGAGGGCACCGAGCCGGTCCGCTGGGAGCTGGTGCGGTTCGTGGTGGGGCACTCCTACGAGCTGCTGAACCCGGCCCGGCCGCTGGGCAACCTGACCGGCGACCTGATCCTCAGCCCCCACCGCATCTTCAGCTTCCGGGGCGATACCAGCTACAGCGTGTACGCCGGCGAGGGGTTTCAGACCGGCAACACGGACCTGTCCCTGGACGTCGGGGCCGTGAAGGCCTCGGCGGGCACCCGCTTCAACAAGCCGGACCGGGTCAACTTCCTGCAGGGCAATCTCAGCGCCGACGTCACGCGCTGGGCCAGCGGCCGGCTCACCACCAACTGGGATCTGCGCACCAACACCTTCGTCGAGAATGCCATCGCCGTGGACCTCAAATGGCAGTGCTGGTCGTTCACGGTGGAGTTCATCAGCCGCCACCAGAACGAGGACGAGCTGCGCTTCGCACTGAATCTCTTAGGGGTCGGCGCGCCGCTGACGACGCGCTTCGGAGGCCTCGGCGGCACCACCGGTTCCGCCGGCCCGGGAGGGAGCCTCAAGTGATTCCGTTCATCGATCTCACCCGCCAGCACGCCGCCATCCGGGCCGACCTCCTGGCCGCCGCGGCCCGCGTCCTGGACTCGGCGCGGTTCATCCTGGGGGGGGAAGGCGAGGCGCTCGAGCGCGAGCTGGCGGGGCTGGCCGGCGTGCGCCACGCCATCGGCGTGGCCTCGGGGACCGACGCGCTCCGGCTGGCGCTGACGGCGGTCGGCGTCGGCCCCGGCGATGAGGTCATCACGCCCGCGTTCTCCTTCGTCGCCTCGGCCTCGACGATCGTCATGGTCGGCGCCACGCCCGTCTTCGTCGACATCGATCCCGAGACGTACGCACTGGACGCCGGCGCCGTGGAGCGCGCCATCACCCGCCGCACGCGCGCGATCATTCCCGTGCACCTCTACGGTCACCCGGCGCCTATCGATCGGATCGCGGCGCTGGCCCGCACCCACGGGCTCGCGCTGGTCGAAGACGCCGCCCAGGCCATCGGGGCCACCCACGGCGGCCGCCCCGTCGGCGGCTGGGGCGACGCCGCCTGCCTGTCGTTCTATCCGACCAAGAACCTCGGCGCCTGCGGCGACGCCGGCATGCTACTCACGGATCGTGACGACCTGGCCGACCACGTGCGCCGCTTGCGCCACCACGGCGACACCGGCCGCTATCAGCACGTCGAGCTGGGCTACTGCAGCCGGCTCGACGAGGTGCAGGCGGCGATCCTGCGCGTGAAGCTGCGGCGGCTGGACGCGTGGACGGACGCGCGCCGACGCCTGGCCGCGCGCTACCGCGAACGGCTGGCCGGGCTGCCGCTGGGCCTGCCGGCGGAGGATCCGCGGGCGCGCCACATCTACCATCTGTTCACGGTTCGCCACCCGCAGCGCGACGCGCTGGCCAAGGTGCTGGCCGACCTCGGCGTCGGCACGGTGGTGCACTATCCCCGCGCGGTCCCCGAGCAACCGCTGTTTGCCGAAGACGCCGAGCGACGGTGGCCGCAGGCGTGGCGGGCGGCGCGCGAGGTGCTCTCGCTGCCCTGCTACCCCGAGATGACCGACGACGAGGCCGACGGCGTCGTCGCCGCCGTCCGCGCCGCCGTCGACCGGGTATGAGCGGGATGCGCGTGAGCCGGCGGT
This genomic interval carries:
- the accD gene encoding acetyl-CoA carboxylase, carboxyltransferase subunit beta; its protein translation is MAWFRRKSEGEGEAKGRKVVIAEGLWIKCDSCKEIVYRAEVERAGRVCPKCRYAFRISARERIAQLVDQGSFEEHDRGVASADPLGFKDTKRYRDRLRAAREKTGNTEAVVTGLARIGGLPTVFCAFDFAFLGGSMGSAVGEKLTRAIELAIAKHVPVIIVSASGGARMQEGILSLMQMAKTCAALERLAGERLPYISLLTDPTTGGVTASFAMLGDVIVAEPRALIGFAGPRVIAETIRQPLPEGFQRSEFLLEHGQLDLIVERRDLKETLRRLLAFFADQPPSG
- a CDS encoding cyanophycin synthetase, giving the protein MTYAEAVARLLALRGGEHAGMRQGLECIEGLLAALGHPEAHYPLVQVGGTNGKGSIAAMLATILKAAGRRVGLYTSPHLVSFRERIRVNGEPIAADGVVDGVEALGTLIARFDATTFEATTALALDHFAREGVEVAVLEVGLGGRLDATTVGAPAVTVLSRIDLDHEAWLGTTLEAIAAEKAAIIRSGVALAAAQAPEATAVIVSRAAAAGVPLLLEGRDLEVSVQQRSLAGQLIACRGPGWALARLHVRLLGTFQPSNALLAVAAARQLGAGDAAIREGLERARWPGRFQLVPGRPRLVLDAAHNPAGARALAASLRENFGGEPLTLVLGISRDKDAAAMLQELAPVAQRLILTRAANPRAADPEALRAVVPPGVPAAEIASSSAQALAMATAPSATSIVCIAGSLFLVGEVLAQLAGAGDSPCRIENGTDSM
- the lptD gene encoding LPS assembly protein LptD, which codes for MRTLDSALLLLSGLLVAGAFIDAGPAAAQRPTSATVPTAGGDVTVLADRLEEVGPDNLLVAVGNVEITRGTQRLTADRVEINRLTGDTVAEGRVIFYDGDDHLRGDRIEYNFKTGTGVVHHGTARVAPYYQVGGERMERLGEGQYRIRRGVFTTCEDDPPTWSFRFGSAQAELDELVYGTNASFWVKRVPLIPFFPFFAAALRRERQTGFLFPRFGSSTRKGNFIEIPFFWAISDSQDATITLDLYEARGPGATLEYRYILSELHRGDVGGFYLKETERKQVAGQGHDDNRGWWHVRDDWNLGRGLSFRADVNGVTDDLVFREYAVRLQERSAQRVDSNVFLTWSRPTLNVVGSLSWYQDLTQRRPVELQRLPDIRLESVRQPLPGVPGLLGEVESSATHFVRDVGADGNRVDLHPRLTRPIPVAGLFTVSPFAGGRLTAYDRTVTGTRLTRDGGLTVQETNDEPRLRQILELGGDLETRAARVYELGDLAGISTILHTIEPRLNYTWLDGSGLQRFTQAGVLRASRIPQYDLIDAIPEQSRFTYSLTNRLRARTVAPEGTEPVRWELVRFVVGHSYELLNPARPLGNLTGDLILSPHRIFSFRGDTSYSVYAGEGFQTGNTDLSLDVGAVKASAGTRFNKPDRVNFLQGNLSADVTRWASGRLTTNWDLRTNTFVENAIAVDLKWQCWSFTVEFISRHQNEDELRFALNLLGVGAPLTTRFGGLGGTTGSAGPGGSLK
- a CDS encoding DegT/DnrJ/EryC1/StrS family aminotransferase — its product is MIPFIDLTRQHAAIRADLLAAAARVLDSARFILGGEGEALERELAGLAGVRHAIGVASGTDALRLALTAVGVGPGDEVITPAFSFVASASTIVMVGATPVFVDIDPETYALDAGAVERAITRRTRAIIPVHLYGHPAPIDRIAALARTHGLALVEDAAQAIGATHGGRPVGGWGDAACLSFYPTKNLGACGDAGMLLTDRDDLADHVRRLRHHGDTGRYQHVELGYCSRLDEVQAAILRVKLRRLDAWTDARRRLAARYRERLAGLPLGLPAEDPRARHIYHLFTVRHPQRDALAKVLADLGVGTVVHYPRAVPEQPLFAEDAERRWPQAWRAAREVLSLPCYPEMTDDEADGVVAAVRAAVDRV